In Corynebacterium aquilae DSM 44791, the genomic stretch TTGGTTGCTGGGACTATCCGTTCAGGTGCTTTCCCGTTGGGTGTATGGCGTGTGGAGAACTTCGCTGGTGCGCATACAGATTTGTCTGCTGTCTCTACCTCGCCCGTGTGGGCACCTGTGGAGTGGCTGGCAGTCATCGCGGTGGGTTTGATGCTCGCGGGCCTTGTTACCGCCCAGAAGATTGCGGTCAATTCAGCGAGTCTTGTTACTACAGACAGCCTGCCTGGCGCGAAGCCGTCAACCGGGTAAATACAACCGGCATCCTAAAGAAAACTCGATTCCTCCACAGGGGTAGCCCTCGTGGGGGAATCCTTGTTTCAGAGGGAGACGCATCGTCCCCGGTCCGGCGTTTTGGCGGTTGATGAAATTTCACTACCTAACAGCGCCAACATTGTTGCGATTTTTCGGCATTTTTAAGCTTTCTACGACGACAAAGAAAGAGAACTCTATGTTCTCGGTCTTTGCCTACGTATGTGCAGCTGTAGCGCTCCTGGGATATGTGCGACTGGATATGCGAACCGGAAGTCTGCGTGCACCTCTTTTAACCGGCACGTACTTTTGTACCTTTCGGACGAATCTGTCGCCGTTGAGGCTTTTGGAAATGGAAATGCGCGGAGCTTACGTCGTCGGCCGTTTTTGGGCGGCTATGTGATCCTGGGATTGCACACCAGGACATGGGGGCAGTAATGATTCTGCCGATGCCAATGTGGAAGACACCATGTACTACCCGGATATTTTTGGTTGTAAGGTTCGCGATCAGAACTGGTGCCAATGTGCTCGCATCAAAAACATCTAATTCCTTGCCCTCATGAAAATCAGCTCATCGAGGGCAAGGATGGTTTCACATTCGAAGTGCCCTTTGATGAGAACAGTGGCGCAATCTTTGACCCAGTAGCCAAGACAATCGTCATCAACCAAGAGATCAGGTAACCAAGACAGTGCATTCGAGTCCTGTGCCCCGTCCCAAAGATTTGCCGATGTATGCGCGGCTGAACGTGGTGGGCCTTGTGGGGATTGTTGGTGTGTTTATGGCGTTGACGTATTCGCTACCTACAGGGTTGCAGCTACCCGCAGGTTGGTGGGGTGCATTGCCGATGGGTGATTCGTTCGTTGTCAGAACGTATGGACTATCGGCCGCCGATGGTTTGGCGATTACAGGCATTATTGCGCCATGGACCCATGAGTTTTCCTGGGATTTCCCCGTGAAGCCCAAATCGTTATTGGTAGGGCAGCGTGGATTACTGCCACCGTGATTGCGGTGGCTCATGTGTGGTGGGCGAGAGTGTCAGATGGTTTGTGTGTGACGTGTTAAATCACCAGCCATCGAGGAGGATGCTCCACAATGACCACCATGACCACCCGCGACCCGCAAGACAAAGCCCGGCTTAAACAACTAGAGAAGCGACTGATGTCCAGCCCTGAACTCGCCGAGATCCTCAAAGAGTTCGCCACATCATCAACCGACATCAACGACATGGTGCGTTCGATGATCCAGACCGGGATCAACACCGCACTGCAAGCCGAAATGGACGCCCACCTCGGTTACCAAGCAGGAGACCGCACAGGCAAAGCCCGCCACGGCACGGCCGACAATCACCGCAACGGCTCCTACAACAAAACCGTCCAGTCCCAGTACGGGCCTATCGACATCACCGTGCCCAGGGATCGCAGCGGCAGCTTCACCCCACGGATGGTGCCCAAAGGAGCCCGCAGGATCACCGATGTCGACGACCTGATCATCTCTCTGTATGCCGCAGGCACCAGCCTTCGTGACATCCAGCACCACCTGGCCACCACGTTGGGTGTGGATTTGTCGCATGAGACGATCTCCCAGATCACCGACCAGGTCCTAGATGAGGTACTTGCCTGGCAGCACCGGGACTTAGAGGAGTTCTACCCGGTGATCTACCTGGATGCTTTGCGCATCAAAATCCGTGATGGTGCCCGGGTCGTCAACAAGGCCTGCTATATGGCGGTCGGCATCACCATGGAGGGTACCCGGCAGATCTTGGGGCTGTGGATCGCAAACAATGAGGGCGCGGCGTTTTGGGCCCAGGTCTGTGCGGAGTTGGCTAACCGTGGGGTCAAAGATGTGTTCATCGTCTGCTGTGATGGGCTGAAAGGTTTCGAACAGGCGGTGCAGGCCACCTGGCCTGATGCGATGGTGCAGACCTGTGTGGTGCACCTGATCCGCACCGCACTGCGGTGGGTGGCGGCAAAGGACCGTAGCGCGGTCGCGGCTGCTTTGAAGAAGATCTACACCGCTGCAACGGCAGAGCAGGCGCTTGCGTTTTTGGACGAGTTTGATGCCAGCGACATGGGGCTGAAGTATCCGCAGGCGGTGAAGGCTTGGCGGGATGCGTGGGAGCGTTTCATACCGTTTTTGCAGTTCCCGCCGCAGGCGAGGAAGGTTGTCTACACCACGAATGCGATCGAGTCGATGAATGCGCAGTTGCGTAAAGCGACAAGGAATCGGGGGCAGTTTCCTAATGATGCTGCCGCGGTCAAGGCGTTGTGGTTGATGATCTGCCACATCGAGGACCGGCAGGCGGAGAAAACGAAAAAGAAGGCCGGGCGTGCCCGTGCGGGAACGAGCCGGTTTGTTGAGGGGGTGCGTGTGACTGGGTGGGTTGCGGCCATCAATCAGCTGTCAGCACATTACCCGGATCGGTTCGAGCCTTACCTGTAAGCCGAAGTTCACACACAAAAAACTTGACACACTCTGGTGGGCTGCTAGCTTTGGATTTGAGCAGTATCAGCGAGATTATGCGGGTACTCACGAGTACTGGCTGTTTTTTGGTGTGGCTAATGCGGTGTGTTTCGGTGTTGTGTGGGGCGTATGGGCCCGGCAACGGGTTATCCCGGCATTGCTGGCGTGCAGTGCTTCTGCAGTCATCGTTGGTGTCGCTGTCGCTGTTTTAGGGGTTGATGCTCCCACCCATTTGAGTGCGAGTGTGCCCTTGGTGTTTGGTGTCGGCCCAGTTGTGGTGCAGGTGCTGGTTCCGCTGGTAGTAGCGGGGGTGGTGTTTGTGGTGGATTTCTTAGCAG encodes the following:
- a CDS encoding IS256 family transposase; this translates as MTTMTTRDPQDKARLKQLEKRLMSSPELAEILKEFATSSTDINDMVRSMIQTGINTALQAEMDAHLGYQAGDRTGKARHGTADNHRNGSYNKTVQSQYGPIDITVPRDRSGSFTPRMVPKGARRITDVDDLIISLYAAGTSLRDIQHHLATTLGVDLSHETISQITDQVLDEVLAWQHRDLEEFYPVIYLDALRIKIRDGARVVNKACYMAVGITMEGTRQILGLWIANNEGAAFWAQVCAELANRGVKDVFIVCCDGLKGFEQAVQATWPDAMVQTCVVHLIRTALRWVAAKDRSAVAAALKKIYTAATAEQALAFLDEFDASDMGLKYPQAVKAWRDAWERFIPFLQFPPQARKVVYTTNAIESMNAQLRKATRNRGQFPNDAAAVKALWLMICHIEDRQAEKTKKKAGRARAGTSRFVEGVRVTGWVAAINQLSAHYPDRFEPYL